In one Lolium rigidum isolate FL_2022 chromosome 3, APGP_CSIRO_Lrig_0.1, whole genome shotgun sequence genomic region, the following are encoded:
- the LOC124702229 gene encoding protein SHORT ROOT IN SALT MEDIUM 1-like, which yields MFPKKGPNPYGQPPPYGAQQPYGKIPGSGGYATSTAAAGGVDGARFGGSAAQGGVGQYGGPYAAVYGAPKAGGLASNGPGSSELLSRQAHQTTLSESSKFSSGAVGSSLGRPNDDYLASRGYAPKLDQYSADYELDRRVYGEHSANIGRRDGLNDLERRYPDHIPGSHQVSATHHPQLLKTQVQPASDIRQADYFAGRTGPIHQGSQEISAYGRAEADHHSLPVLGSVPYGGQQQASVLGRTQRSTMDSLVYGQGSSSSGFGVGLPAGRDYASGKSLLQPASESDYRDSILPRLHPGVSMVDERTGDRLGYRRELDLRDDERRRDLLWEKEKEREWEYEQELRHREIERERDRERERERERREREREREHLRVRREKERERDRKHVAVPRRERTPPRRPVERLQSSSVRSEKPLRRVSPRRGAVHRPRTPVKQIKREYICKVFPFRLVDADRDYISLTKRYPRLVISPDVCKVVLNWPKGNLNLSMRTPVSLEHDIHEVDEKFDERTVLSSEKSNSSNTPDTVWNVKVLLMSGMSNGAFADICSLRSAEDRIAHWNNVLKFAVFKKDHALVAIGGPWNAAMDGGDPSTDCSCLIQTAIRCTKELVQVDLSHCTHWNHFLEIHYNRIGKDGLFSHKEITVLFVPNLSECVPSVDVWKNTWIAYRKSKADREKLTIKNEKVPGDTKEQKKGTGDDHLMKVDIAKDATKIEKVDTKMDEQQGKDGDAKLAEKEGTQLIEVEERNKQGGDHLGKVDIGKDATKVEKVDTKMDEQQGKDGEAKLGENEGKQLVKVEEHNNNGGDLQGNTSGGAPVDHAVEDKKPTRKKVIKKVIRKVVREKPIAEASSDNSSQVDKTVMAETVSKTVEEEVQQTTVDVSKEKDGAVISQPETKKSGKKKIIRRIVKRKVVASGSKLNESTVPAETSKQGGEIQQENCDVSLTDAANSQIKLPEGSNVAAEVISNQKKEEKADKGTICTENQKSNGDKVNEQEVVKEKDTNEVGVSGTKDKTKDDKEKNSKDLQKDPKLNSLNDTKEKKKSDEPPKHPGFILQMKKSKNSKLRSISLSLDGLLDYTTNDTEESVFELSLFAESFSEMLQFRMGCIILSFLEKLHKHYVTKKNQRKRPREEDLKKEDDKSSEKRSKTTDDSRTESTPNNISAVKNDEIVEDDVKNMIVDQTPAAPVEPETEEKMEDEDLDYEEDPEEVEIYEEDYDLDGATAEQQDGGNLNSTESNPEEVKGNKKGGKVIELEKPVSGEGTPTKAEKGGLVEVGEKVASKEGKVAVSEKGDSTKHDVVDKDLLQAFRYFDQNRVGYIKAEDLSRIVDNLGKFLSNRDVKELVQAALAESNSAKDNHVIYTNLVKMVDL from the exons ATGTTTCCGAAGAAAGGGCCCAATCCCTACGGCCAGCCGCCGCCGTACGGGGCGCAGCAGCCATACGGAAAAATT CCTGGAAGCGGCGGGTATGCGACCTCTACTGCAGCGGCTGGAGGCGTTGATGGTGCTCGGTTCGGCGGAAGCGCTGCCCAGGGTGGTGTGGGGCAGTATGGAGGCCCCTACGCTGCCGTTTATGGCGCGCCTAAG GCTGGTGGACTTGCTAGCAATGGCCCAGGTTCTTCGGAACTTCTTAGCCGGCAAGCTCATCAAACAACGCTCTCTGAGTCATCAAAGTTCTCATCTGGAGCTGTAGGGTCTAGTCTGGGAAGACCAAATGATGACTATCTAGCTTCTCGTGGGTATGCGCCAAAGCTAGACCAGTACAGCGCAGATTATGAGTTGGATAGAAGGGTGTATGGTGAACACTCAGCTAATATTGGTAGGAGAGATGGCCTCAATGATTTGGAGAGAAGATATCCTGATCATATTCCTGGAAGCCATCAG GTTTCAGCAACACATCATCCTCAGCTCCTAAAAACTCAAGTGCAGCCTGCTTCTGATATACG ACAAGCCGATTACTTTGCAGGAAGAACGGGCCCAATCCATCAAGGATCCCAGGAAATTAGTGCATATGGAAGAGCAGAAGCAGATCATCACAGCTTGCCTGTTCTTGGATCTGTTCCATATGGAGGCCAACAGCAAGCTTCAGTGTTGGGAAGAACTCAGAGGTCAACCATGGACAGCCTTGTCTATGGACAAGGATCATCAAGCAGTGGTTTTGGAGTGGGTCTGCCCGCTGGACGAGACTATGCTTCAGGGAAAAGCTTGCTGCAACCAGCTTCAGAATCTGATTACCGAGATAGCATCTTACCACGTCTACATCCAGGCGTCTCCATGGTCGATGAGCGAACAGGAGACCGACTTGGTTATCGCCGTGAACTGGATCTAAGAGATGACGAGCGTCGAAGGGACCTTTTGTGGGAAAAAGAGAAGGAAAGAGAATGGGAATACGAACAAGAGCTACGGCACCGTGAAATTGAAAGAGAGCGGGACAGGGAGCGGGAACGGGAGCGTGAAAGGAGGGAACGTGAACGAGAAAGAGAACATCTTCGTGTACGCCGGGAGAAGGAGAGGGAGCGGGATAGGAAGCATGTGGCTGTTCCAAGGCGGGAGCGCACTCCTCCAAGAAGACCTGTTGAACGACTACAATCTTCTTCTGTTAGATCCGAGAAGCCTTTGCGGCGTGTTTCACCTCGACGTGGTGCTGTGCATAG GCCTCGTACACCTGTTAAACAAATAAAGAGAGAATATATTTGCAAG GTATTTCCATTTCGCTTGGTGGATGCTGATAGGGACTATATATCTTTGACGAAACGATATCCTAGACTAGTCATTTCTCCAGATGTTTGTAAG gTTGTCTTGAATTGGCCTAAAGGAAATCTTAATCTTTCAATGCGTACACCAGTCAG CCTGGAGCATGACATCCATGAAGTGGATGAAAAGTTTGACGAAAGAACAGTTTTATCTTCAGAGAAATCAAACAGCAGCAACACCCCAGACACCGTTTGGAATGTGAAG GTTCTCTTGATGAGTGGCATGAGCAACGGTGCGTTCGCTGATATATGTTCATTGAGAAGTGCTGAGGACCGAATAGCGCACTGGAACAATGTCTTAAAATTTGCTGTATTTAAGAAGGATCATGCACTTGTTGCAATTGGAGGTCCTTGGAATGCAGCAATGGATGGTGGAGATCCATCGACTGACTGTTCTTGCTTGATTCAAACTGCTATCAG ATGTACTAAGGAACTGGTTCAGGTTGATCTATCTCACTGCACCCACTGGAATCATTTCCTCGAG ATCCATTACAACAGAATTGGCAAAGATGGGCTCTTTAGTCATAAAGAGATTACTGTACTATTTGTGCCAAACCTGTCAGAATGTGTACCTTCAGTAGATGTATGGAAGAATACCTGGATTGCATACAGAAAATCGAAAGCAGACAGAGAAAAACTGACTATAAAGAATGAAAAG GTCCCTGGTGATACAAAAGAACAGAAGAAAGGAACAGGTGATGACCATTTAATGAAGGTTGATATTGCCAAGGATGCTACCAAAATTGAGAAAGTTGATACTAAAATGGATGAGCAGCAGGGGAAAGATGGAGATGCAAAGCTTGCTGAGAAAGAAGGGACACAACTTATTGAAGTTGAGGAGCGCAATAAGCAAGGTGGAGACCATTTAGGGAAGGTTGATATCGGCAAGGATGCTACCAAAGTCGAGAAAGTTGATACTAAAATGGATGAGCAGCAGGGCAAAGATGGAGAGGCAAAGCTTGGTGAGAATGAAGGGAAACAACTTGTTAAAGTTGAGGAGCACAATAATAATGGTGGAGATCTTCAAGGAAATACCTCTGGTGGCGCTCCCGTTGACCATGCCGTTGAGGATAAAAAGCCCACGCGAAAGAAAGTGATAAAGAAGGTCATCAGAAAAGTTGTTCGCGAAAAGCCAATTGCTGAAGCTTCATCTGACAATTCGTCTCAGGTTGACAAGACTGTCATGGCAGAAACCGTTAGCAAAACTGTGGAAGAGGAGGTTCAGCAAACAACTGTGGATGTTAGTAAAGAGAAGGATGGAGCCGTCATCAGCCAGCCCGAGACTAAGAAATCCGGGAAGAAGAAAATAATTCGAAGGATTGTTAAAAGAAAAGTTGTTGCTTCAGGATCCAAATTGAATGAGTCTACTGTACCTgctgaaacaagtaaacaaggagGGGAAATTCAACAGGAAAATTGTGATGTAAGCTTAACTGATGCTGCGAATTCGCAGATTAAGCTGCCAGAAGGGTCAAACGTTGCTGCTGAAGTGATTTCAAAtcagaagaaagaagaaaaggcTGATAAAGGGACCATATGTACCGAGAATCAAAAATCAAATGGAGATAAGGTTAATGAACAGGAAGTTGTCAAAGAAAAAGATACAAATGAAGTAGGGGTAAGTGGAACGAAAGATAAGACAAAGGATGATAAAGAGAAAAATAGTAAAGACCTGCAGAAGGATCCCAAGCTAAATTCACTTAATGAtaccaaagaaaagaaaaaatctgATGAACCTCCTAAGCATCCAGGATTCATTCTGCAGATGAAAAAGAGTAAAAACTCTAAA CTCCGTTCAATTTCCCTTTCATTGGATGGCTTACTAGATTATACAACCAATGACACCGAGGAGTCTGTATTTGAG CTTTCTTTGTTTGCGGAGTCATTCAGTGAAATGCTTCAATTCAGAATGGGCTGCATTATCCTATCTTTTCTTGAG AAACTGCACAAGCATTATGTTACAAAGAAGAACCAACGTAAGCGCCCAAGGGAGGAAGATCTAAAAAAGGAAGACGATAAATCATCAGAAAAGAGATCGAAGACAACCGATGACAGTCGTACTGAAAGCACCCCTAATAATATCAGTGCAGTAAAAAACGATGAAATAGTTGAAGATGATGTGAAAAACATGATCGTAGATCAGACACCAGCTGCTCCTGTTGAACCTGAAACAGAAGAGAAAATGGAGGACGAAGATCTGGATTATGAAGAAGATCCCGAGGAAGTAGAAATATATGAAGAAGACTATGACCTGGATGGTGCTACTGCTGAGCAACAG GATGGGGGTAATTTGAACAGTACCGAGTCCAATCCAGAAGAAGTTAAAGGAAACAAGAAAGGAGGGAAGGTGATCGAATTAGAAAAGCCTGTTTCAGGGGAAGGCACGCCTACTAAGGCAGAGAAAGGAGGTTTGGTAGAAGTCGGGGAAAAGGTAGCCAGTAAGGAGGGGAAGGTAGCTGTATCGGAGAAAGGAGATTCAACAAAACATGATGTGGTTGATAAGGACctgttgcag GCTTTTCGGTACTTTGACCAAAATAGAGTGGGTTACATCAAG GCTGAAGATCTAAGTCGCATTGTTGACAACTTGGGCAAGTTTTTGTCCAATAGAGACGTGAAG GAGTTGGTGCAGGCAGCGCTTGCTGAAAGCAATTCTGCAAAGGATAATCATGTTATCTACACAAATCTTGTGAAGATGGTTGATCTGTGA